One Mucilaginibacter ginkgonis genomic region harbors:
- the odhB gene encoding 2-oxoglutarate dehydrogenase complex dihydrolipoyllysine-residue succinyltransferase, translating to MSLEIKVPPVGESITEVTLSRWLKKNGDAVEMDEVIAELESDKATFELTAEKAGTLNTKVNEGDTLPIGAVVASIEEGSSAPHGGSATETPTQEEEQEKEATSPAPPAQADKAPAAPVAAAAGGSIEIKVPPVGESITEVTLSRWIKKDGDTVEMDEAIAELESDKATFELTAEKPGVLQTQAKEGDTLAIGAVVCSVAVGAAPHPVAANSGSGTQPSAETATAPTTATKTYASGTPSPAAAKILAEKGVDPKSVTGNGVGGRITKEDALKADESPQGGAKQAAQAAKPQAAPAAASPAPKVAGARNERREKMSSLRKTIAKRLVSVKNETAMLTTFNEVDMQPIMDIRAKYKDKFKEKHGVGLGFMSFFTKAVCEALSEWPAVGARIENDEIVYSDYVDVSIAVSAPRGLVVPVIRNADQMGLADIEKEVVNLATKARENKLTIEEMTGGTFTITNGGVFGSMMSTPIINSPQSAILGMHNIIERPVAVNGQVVIRPMMYIALSYDHRVIDGRESVSFLVRVKQLLEDPTRLLLGV from the coding sequence ATGAGTTTAGAAATTAAAGTCCCGCCGGTTGGCGAATCAATTACAGAAGTTACCCTGTCGCGTTGGTTGAAAAAGAATGGCGACGCGGTGGAGATGGATGAAGTGATAGCAGAATTAGAATCGGACAAAGCAACGTTCGAACTGACTGCGGAAAAAGCAGGGACTTTAAATACAAAAGTTAATGAAGGCGACACGCTGCCAATTGGCGCGGTAGTAGCCAGCATCGAAGAAGGATCTTCGGCCCCTCATGGTGGCTCGGCAACTGAGACCCCGACCCAGGAAGAAGAGCAAGAAAAAGAAGCAACATCACCTGCGCCCCCGGCACAAGCCGATAAAGCGCCTGCGGCACCTGTTGCAGCAGCTGCGGGTGGTTCTATAGAAATTAAGGTTCCGCCGGTTGGCGAATCTATTACAGAAGTAACCTTGTCGCGCTGGATCAAAAAAGACGGCGACACCGTTGAAATGGATGAAGCCATTGCCGAATTAGAATCCGACAAGGCAACATTTGAATTGACTGCAGAAAAGCCAGGTGTTTTACAGACCCAGGCTAAAGAGGGAGATACCCTTGCTATTGGTGCTGTGGTTTGCTCTGTTGCCGTTGGCGCTGCTCCACACCCGGTAGCAGCAAATAGCGGCAGTGGCACTCAGCCGTCTGCCGAAACTGCAACTGCTCCTACCACTGCTACTAAAACTTACGCAAGCGGTACACCGTCACCAGCGGCTGCCAAAATACTGGCGGAAAAAGGTGTCGATCCAAAATCTGTTACCGGTAACGGTGTAGGCGGCCGCATTACTAAAGAAGACGCCCTTAAAGCTGATGAAAGTCCGCAAGGGGGTGCCAAGCAAGCAGCGCAGGCTGCTAAACCGCAAGCTGCTCCGGCGGCCGCATCACCAGCTCCTAAAGTTGCCGGTGCACGTAATGAGCGCCGCGAAAAGATGTCGTCTCTGCGTAAAACCATTGCTAAGCGCCTGGTTTCTGTAAAGAACGAAACCGCCATGCTAACTACTTTTAACGAGGTTGACATGCAACCTATAATGGACATCCGCGCTAAATACAAGGATAAATTCAAAGAAAAGCATGGCGTAGGTTTAGGCTTTATGTCTTTCTTCACCAAAGCTGTGTGCGAAGCGTTGAGCGAATGGCCGGCCGTTGGCGCCCGCATCGAGAACGACGAAATTGTTTACAGCGACTATGTAGATGTTTCTATCGCTGTATCCGCGCCGCGTGGTTTAGTGGTTCCGGTGATCCGCAATGCAGATCAAATGGGACTAGCTGATATTGAGAAAGAAGTAGTTAACCTGGCTACAAAAGCCCGTGAAAACAAGCTGACCATTGAAGAAATGACCGGCGGAACATTTACCATTACTAATGGTGGTGTGTTCGGTTCCATGATGTCTACACCTATCATCAATTCTCCGCAGTCGGCTATTTTAGGTATGCATAATATTATTGAGCGCCCGGTTGCCGTTAACGGGCAGGTTGTTATCCGCCCGATGATGTATATCGCATTATCATACGATCACCGCGTGATAGACGGCCGCGAGTCGGTAAGCTTTCTGGTAAGAGTAAAACAATTATTGGAAGACCCAACGAGGTTATTATTAGGGGTATAA
- a CDS encoding 2-oxoglutarate dehydrogenase E1 component, translating into MDRFTYLNNENSAYIDSLYEAYKQDPTSVDFGWQKFFEGFDFGRDGQSGTAPVAGTAGTDATPQHVLKEINVLNMINGYRTRGHLFTKTNPVRERRHYFPGKELETFGLSDADLDTVFNAGVEVGLGPTSLRNIRDLLEETYCESIGAEYKYIRNPLKTKWFEERMEKTRNQPSFSKEEKKRILNKLNQAVGFENFLGTKFLGQKRFSLEGAEALIPALDSVIEKGAQLGIKEFTIGMAHRGRLNVLANIMGKTYKEIFSEFEGKNYDKDTVYGGDVKYHLGFSTDIQTSGGQSVHLSLCPNPSHLEAVDPVVEGQTRAKIDFKYEGNNDLIAPILIHGDASIAAQGIIYEVLQMERLEGYQTGGTVHLVINNQIGFTTNYKDARSSTYCTDIAKTVLSPVFHVNGDDAEALVYTINLAMEYRQEFNEDVFIDILCYRRFGHNESDEPKFTQPLLYKAIEAHPNPREVYLQKLLAQRDIDEATAKQMEKDFRAELQKSLDESKAEERFTGSKPMFAGAWQGLHLATEKEAASGVTTAVPQEELLKIGKALTTLPQGKQFFKKIEKLFEDRAKMVNDTHVFDWAMGELMAYGSLLAEGHPVRLSGEDVKRGTFSHRHAVLTLADSEEEYTPLSTIETEAPFYIYNSLLSEYGVLGFEYGYALANPHALTIWEAQFGDFFNGAQIIVDQYVASSETKWQRGNGLVMLLPHGYEGQGPEHSSARIERFMELCADNNIQVANCTTPANFFHVLRRQLHRDFRKPLIVFTPKSLLRSPVCVSPLEEFTNGQFREVIDDNFVEAKKVKRVLFCSGKVYYDLLEKQQTDKRKDVAIVRIEQLYPTPAAQMLKLKAKYSKAEEFIWVQEEPENMGAWPYMCRHFRKGDLQLDVISRNESASTATGYAKQHASQQLYIVGKAFESAPGKAVEKTVKKAAQKVAEFSAD; encoded by the coding sequence ATGGATCGTTTTACATACCTCAATAACGAAAACTCTGCCTACATAGACTCTTTATATGAAGCCTACAAACAAGACCCCACGTCTGTAGACTTTGGCTGGCAAAAGTTTTTTGAGGGTTTTGATTTTGGCCGCGATGGCCAGTCGGGAACCGCACCTGTTGCAGGTACTGCCGGTACAGATGCTACGCCGCAGCACGTTTTAAAAGAAATAAACGTGCTTAACATGATCAACGGTTACCGTACACGCGGCCACCTTTTTACAAAAACTAACCCGGTGCGCGAGCGCCGTCATTATTTTCCGGGCAAAGAGCTGGAAACTTTTGGTTTAAGCGATGCCGATCTTGATACTGTTTTCAACGCCGGTGTTGAGGTAGGCTTAGGCCCAACATCTCTTCGTAACATCCGCGACCTGTTAGAAGAAACCTATTGCGAAAGCATTGGTGCCGAATATAAATACATCCGCAACCCGCTCAAGACCAAGTGGTTTGAAGAGCGTATGGAGAAAACCCGAAACCAACCTTCTTTCTCGAAAGAAGAAAAAAAACGCATTCTTAATAAACTAAACCAGGCGGTTGGCTTCGAAAACTTTTTAGGTACCAAATTTTTAGGCCAAAAGCGCTTTTCGTTAGAAGGGGCAGAAGCATTGATCCCTGCGCTTGATTCTGTGATAGAAAAAGGCGCGCAATTGGGTATCAAAGAGTTTACCATTGGTATGGCGCACCGCGGCCGTTTAAACGTGCTGGCCAACATTATGGGTAAAACCTACAAGGAGATTTTTTCTGAGTTTGAAGGTAAAAACTATGATAAGGACACCGTATATGGTGGCGACGTGAAATATCACCTGGGTTTTTCTACAGATATACAAACCAGCGGCGGCCAGAGCGTGCACCTGAGCTTATGCCCTAACCCCTCGCACCTGGAAGCTGTTGACCCGGTTGTTGAAGGCCAGACCCGTGCCAAGATCGACTTTAAATATGAAGGTAATAACGACCTTATAGCACCGATATTGATCCACGGCGACGCATCTATCGCGGCGCAAGGCATTATCTATGAGGTGCTGCAAATGGAGCGCCTGGAAGGTTATCAGACAGGCGGCACCGTCCACCTGGTGATCAATAATCAGATAGGTTTCACTACCAACTATAAAGATGCCCGTTCAAGCACATATTGTACAGATATTGCCAAAACGGTGCTTTCGCCGGTGTTCCACGTGAATGGTGACGATGCAGAGGCATTGGTTTATACCATTAACCTGGCTATGGAGTATCGCCAGGAATTTAATGAAGATGTTTTTATAGACATTTTATGTTACCGCCGATTTGGCCATAACGAGTCGGATGAACCTAAGTTTACCCAGCCATTGCTATACAAGGCCATCGAAGCGCACCCAAATCCGCGCGAGGTTTATTTGCAAAAGCTGTTGGCGCAACGGGATATAGACGAGGCTACTGCAAAGCAAATGGAAAAAGATTTCCGTGCCGAGCTGCAGAAAAGCCTTGACGAAAGCAAAGCCGAAGAGCGCTTTACAGGCAGCAAGCCCATGTTTGCCGGTGCATGGCAAGGCCTGCACCTGGCTACAGAAAAAGAAGCTGCAAGCGGTGTAACTACAGCAGTACCGCAAGAAGAACTACTTAAGATAGGCAAGGCGCTGACCACTTTACCGCAAGGCAAACAGTTTTTCAAAAAGATAGAAAAGCTATTTGAAGACCGTGCAAAAATGGTGAACGATACCCATGTGTTCGATTGGGCAATGGGTGAATTGATGGCTTACGGTTCGTTATTAGCAGAAGGGCATCCCGTTCGCTTAAGCGGTGAAGATGTTAAACGAGGCACCTTTTCGCACCGCCACGCTGTGTTAACGCTAGCCGATTCTGAAGAAGAATACACGCCGCTTTCGACTATCGAGACAGAGGCGCCTTTTTATATTTATAACTCATTGTTGTCAGAATACGGTGTATTGGGTTTCGAGTATGGGTATGCTTTGGCTAACCCGCATGCGTTAACTATTTGGGAAGCGCAGTTTGGCGACTTCTTTAACGGTGCCCAGATCATTGTAGACCAGTACGTTGCCAGCTCTGAAACTAAATGGCAGCGCGGTAACGGTTTGGTAATGTTATTGCCTCACGGTTATGAAGGCCAGGGCCCAGAGCATTCATCAGCGCGTATAGAGCGTTTCATGGAGCTTTGTGCAGACAACAACATACAGGTTGCCAATTGTACCACACCTGCAAACTTCTTCCATGTATTGCGCCGCCAGTTGCACCGCGATTTCCGCAAGCCGCTCATCGTATTTACACCCAAAAGTTTATTAAGATCGCCGGTTTGTGTGTCGCCGCTTGAAGAGTTTACCAACGGTCAGTTCCGCGAGGTGATAGACGACAACTTTGTTGAGGCAAAAAAAGTAAAGCGCGTATTGTTCTGTTCAGGCAAGGTTTATTATGATCTGTTAGAGAAACAACAGACAGATAAACGCAAAGATGTCGCGATCGTTCGGATCGAACAATTGTACCCAACGCCTGCTGCGCAGATGTTAAAGCTAAAAGCTAAATATAGCAAGGCCGAGGAATTTATCTGGGTACAGGAAGAGCCTGAGAATATGGGCGCGTGGCCATACATGTGCCGCCATTTCCGCAAAGGCGATTTGCAATTAGATGTAATATCCCGTAACGAAAGTGCAAGTACCGCTACCGGGTATGCTAAACAGCACGCTTCGCAGCAATTATACATTGTGGGCAAAGCGTTTGAAAGCGCGCCGGGCAAAGCGGTTGAAAAAACAGTAAAAAAAGCAGCTCAAAAAGTTGCTGAGTTTAGCGCTGATTGA
- a CDS encoding cryptochrome/photolyase family protein, with protein sequence MAKTLRLILGDQLNSTHRWYKDKNTDMIYVLMEVMQEQEYVMHHVQKILAFFAAMRNFAHQLTKAGHHVVYIKLDDEDNAQSFDNNLQSIIKKYKITRFEYQLPDEFRLDEQLKNFCNKLSIDHGVADTAHFLNTRYEVRDFFGDKKSYLMESFYRAMRKRLNILMQGDDPTGGQWNFDHDNRKKYDFKVPLKDPMTFKHDLSALKEMIDAKGVKYFGNVDAGNFGWPLSRKEALQSLHFFCDELLPHFGTYEDAMLNEHISLFHSRISFAQNVKMIAPAEIVSAVIAAWHKNKENISLAQVEGYIRQVIGWREFMRGVYWAKMPEFENLNFLNNANHLPKWYWNGETKMNCLNKCVGQSLNHAWAHHIQRLMVIGNFALLSGSHPDEVDDWYLGVYIDALQWVEITNTRGMSQFADGGIIGSKPYVASAAYINKMSDYCKRCHYDFKKRHGEKACPYNSLYWNFFDRNRKQLENNPRIGMAYRLWDKMAAGEKEKTLQQAAEYLDRVDEL encoded by the coding sequence ATGGCAAAAACGCTCCGGCTTATTCTTGGCGATCAGTTAAACAGTACCCACCGTTGGTATAAAGACAAAAACACCGACATGATCTATGTGCTGATGGAAGTAATGCAGGAGCAGGAGTACGTGATGCACCATGTGCAGAAGATCCTGGCCTTTTTTGCTGCGATGCGCAATTTCGCTCACCAATTGACCAAAGCAGGTCACCATGTGGTTTACATTAAACTGGACGACGAAGACAATGCGCAAAGCTTTGATAACAACCTGCAATCGATCATAAAAAAATATAAGATCACCCGCTTTGAATATCAACTGCCCGACGAATTCCGTCTGGACGAACAACTAAAAAACTTTTGTAATAAGTTGAGCATCGATCACGGTGTGGCAGATACAGCGCATTTTTTGAATACGCGGTATGAGGTGCGCGATTTCTTTGGCGACAAGAAAAGCTACCTTATGGAAAGCTTTTACCGGGCTATGCGTAAGCGGTTAAACATTTTAATGCAGGGCGACGATCCTACAGGCGGGCAATGGAATTTTGATCATGATAATCGCAAAAAGTACGATTTTAAAGTCCCGTTAAAAGATCCTATGACTTTTAAACACGACCTATCCGCTCTAAAGGAAATGATAGATGCCAAGGGTGTAAAGTACTTTGGTAATGTTGATGCCGGGAATTTTGGCTGGCCGTTGTCGCGTAAAGAAGCCTTGCAGTCGCTGCACTTTTTTTGTGATGAGTTGCTGCCGCACTTCGGAACGTATGAGGATGCCATGCTTAACGAGCACATCAGCCTTTTTCACTCACGTATTTCTTTTGCGCAAAATGTAAAGATGATTGCCCCGGCCGAAATCGTTAGCGCGGTGATTGCTGCCTGGCATAAGAACAAGGAAAACATTTCCCTGGCACAGGTAGAAGGTTACATACGCCAGGTAATTGGCTGGCGCGAATTTATGCGCGGCGTTTACTGGGCAAAGATGCCGGAATTTGAAAACTTAAATTTTTTAAACAACGCCAACCATTTACCTAAGTGGTATTGGAATGGCGAAACGAAGATGAACTGCCTTAACAAATGCGTAGGGCAGTCGCTTAACCATGCCTGGGCGCACCATATCCAGCGGCTAATGGTCATTGGTAATTTCGCGCTGCTGTCGGGCTCGCACCCTGATGAGGTAGACGACTGGTACCTGGGGGTTTACATTGATGCGCTGCAATGGGTAGAGATCACTAACACCCGCGGCATGAGCCAATTTGCAGATGGCGGTATCATTGGTTCTAAACCGTATGTAGCCTCTGCCGCGTACATCAATAAAATGAGCGACTACTGCAAACGCTGCCATTACGATTTTAAAAAACGCCATGGCGAAAAAGCCTGTCCGTATAATAGCCTGTACTGGAACTTTTTTGACCGTAACCGCAAACAATTAGAGAACAATCCCCGCATAGGTATGGCTTACCGTCTCTGGGATAAAATGGCTGCCGGTGAAAAAGAAAAAACGTTACAGCAGGCGGCGGAGTATTTAGATAGGGTGGATGAGTTGTGA
- a CDS encoding YCF48-related protein has translation MLKQLSAALLVMLLLISTRSGAQHITLLQQNKPTSIRGLSVVDDKVAWISGSKGYVALTKDGGQTWAWQQVKGYEASDFRGIEAFSKDEAVIMSSGTPAVILKTVDGGVTWQLKYKSIDSAYFFDAIAFVNDKHGFILGDPINDKFLILETKDGGNTWAEYANKPVALKGQASFAASGTCLRLLGNEKVGIVTGGSVAELITLAVNGDWVHQQLPLSSGQPSKGAFSITINGRRRVAVGGDYKDDKNNDSTACYSDDFGKTWHLSKTLPAGYQSCVEYLSNKTLLSTGTSGSNISFDDGITWSKFDDNSFNVCRKAKKGKLVLLAGNDGRIAMYKP, from the coding sequence ATGTTAAAACAACTTTCAGCCGCATTGCTAGTGATGCTTTTGCTGATCTCGACCCGATCGGGAGCGCAGCACATTACCCTGTTACAACAAAATAAACCGACGAGTATAAGAGGACTATCGGTAGTGGACGATAAGGTTGCCTGGATAAGCGGCAGTAAAGGTTATGTGGCGCTTACAAAAGATGGCGGCCAAACCTGGGCGTGGCAACAAGTAAAGGGCTATGAAGCGTCTGATTTTAGAGGAATTGAAGCATTTTCAAAGGATGAAGCGGTGATCATGAGTTCGGGCACACCTGCTGTTATACTTAAAACAGTTGATGGCGGGGTAACATGGCAACTAAAATACAAGAGCATCGACAGCGCATACTTTTTTGATGCCATCGCCTTTGTGAATGACAAGCACGGCTTTATTCTTGGCGACCCGATCAACGATAAATTCCTGATCTTGGAAACCAAAGACGGCGGCAATACCTGGGCCGAATATGCTAATAAGCCGGTTGCGTTAAAAGGGCAAGCGTCCTTTGCCGCAAGCGGGACATGTTTACGTTTGTTGGGTAATGAAAAGGTTGGGATTGTTACCGGAGGATCAGTTGCGGAGCTGATAACGTTGGCGGTAAACGGTGATTGGGTACATCAACAACTTCCGCTAAGCAGCGGGCAACCTAGCAAGGGTGCTTTTTCTATAACCATAAATGGCCGGCGTCGGGTAGCAGTTGGTGGGGATTATAAGGACGACAAAAACAACGACTCGACGGCGTGCTACTCTGATGATTTTGGAAAAACCTGGCACTTATCTAAAACTTTGCCTGCGGGTTATCAATCTTGTGTGGAATACTTGAGCAACAAAACTTTGCTTTCGACAGGCACTTCAGGGTCAAATATTAGTTTTGATGACGGAATAACCTGGTCTAAATTCGATGATAATAGCTTCAACGTATGCCGTAAAGCCAAGAAAGGCAAACTGGTGTTGTTAGCAGGGAACGATGGAAGGATAGCGATGTATAAACCCTGA
- a CDS encoding RluA family pseudouridine synthase translates to MPSNITDADVLFEDNHLIVINKRAGDIVQVDDTGDEPLDEKVKRYLAAKYNKPNGAFLGVVHRLDRPVSGVILFAKTSKALERMNELFKIRQMRKTYYAVVRNRPEPPFGDLVHWLVKNPKKNVTTPHNKEVQGSLRSELHYRLAGELNGYYLLQVNPVTGRPHQIRVQLSTLGCPIVGDNKYGYPRGSLRKSICLHARRLQFIHPVKKEPVDVIAPLPKDGFWEKFAHLVQEGDEQVRLKTEI, encoded by the coding sequence ATCCCTTCAAACATCACCGATGCCGATGTCCTTTTTGAGGATAATCACCTGATTGTGATCAATAAGCGCGCAGGTGATATTGTGCAGGTAGACGATACCGGCGACGAGCCGCTCGACGAAAAGGTCAAACGCTACCTCGCGGCAAAATACAACAAACCCAACGGCGCATTTTTAGGTGTGGTACACCGTTTGGACAGGCCCGTAAGCGGAGTGATCTTATTTGCCAAGACCAGCAAGGCGCTGGAGCGCATGAACGAGTTGTTCAAGATCCGCCAAATGCGTAAAACCTATTACGCCGTGGTACGCAACCGACCTGAGCCGCCTTTTGGAGATTTAGTACACTGGCTGGTAAAGAACCCCAAAAAGAACGTAACCACGCCGCATAATAAAGAGGTACAAGGCAGCCTGCGGTCGGAGCTGCATTACCGGCTGGCCGGCGAGCTTAATGGTTACTATTTGCTGCAGGTTAACCCCGTGACCGGCCGCCCGCATCAGATAAGGGTGCAATTATCCACGCTTGGTTGCCCTATAGTCGGCGACAATAAATATGGTTACCCCCGTGGCAGTTTGCGTAAAAGCATTTGTTTGCACGCCCGCCGCCTGCAATTTATTCACCCCGTAAAAAAAGAACCTGTAGATGTTATCGCCCCGCTGCCCAAGGACGGTTTCTGGGAAAAATTCGCGCACCTGGTGCAAGAGGGCGATGAGCAGGTGAGACTGAAAACTGAAATTTAA
- the panB gene encoding 3-methyl-2-oxobutanoate hydroxymethyltransferase: MSVNKEVKRITTHQLQEMKNRGEKIAMLTAYDYSMAKIVDEAGIDVILVGDSASNVMAGHETTLPITLDQMIYHASSVVRAAERSLVVVDLPFGSYQGNSKEALASAIRIMKESGAHAVKLEGGVEIAESIGRILTAGIPVMGHLGLTPQSIYKFGTYTVRAKEEAEAQKLKSDALKLQELGCFGVVLEKIPATLAKEVTDSLQIPTIGIGAGQHCSGQVLVIHDMLGLNHGFKPRFLRQYANLYEVMNGAIKGYVSDVKSNDFPNNKEQY; encoded by the coding sequence ATGTCTGTAAATAAAGAGGTTAAGCGTATTACTACTCACCAGCTGCAGGAGATGAAAAACCGTGGCGAGAAAATTGCCATGCTCACCGCGTATGATTACTCGATGGCAAAAATCGTAGATGAGGCTGGTATAGACGTGATCCTGGTGGGCGACTCGGCCTCTAACGTTATGGCAGGCCATGAAACCACGCTGCCCATAACCCTCGATCAAATGATCTACCACGCATCATCTGTTGTGCGTGCTGCGGAGCGGTCGTTGGTTGTTGTCGACTTACCTTTTGGTTCATATCAGGGCAACTCTAAAGAAGCATTGGCATCTGCGATACGCATTATGAAGGAAAGCGGCGCGCACGCGGTAAAATTGGAGGGTGGGGTAGAGATCGCTGAATCTATTGGCCGTATTCTAACCGCGGGCATCCCGGTGATGGGGCACCTTGGCCTTACACCGCAGTCTATCTACAAGTTTGGAACATACACAGTTCGCGCAAAGGAGGAAGCCGAAGCGCAGAAACTTAAAAGCGACGCCTTGAAATTGCAAGAATTAGGCTGCTTTGGTGTGGTGCTGGAGAAAATCCCTGCTACGTTGGCCAAAGAAGTAACAGATAGCCTTCAGATACCAACAATTGGTATTGGGGCTGGGCAGCATTGCAGCGGGCAGGTATTGGTAATACATGACATGCTCGGGCTCAACCATGGCTTTAAACCACGTTTCCTCCGGCAATATGCCAACCTTTACGAAGTTATGAATGGTGCGATCAAAGGCTACGTAAGCGATGTAAAGTCAAACGATTTTCCAAACAATAAGGAGCAGTATTGA
- the carA gene encoding glutamine-hydrolyzing carbamoyl-phosphate synthase small subunit, which translates to MTNYTKLPAVLLLADGTVYHGKAAGKIGTTTGEICFNTGMTGYQEIFTDPSYFGQIMVTTNAHIGNYGIAHEEVESEKIQIAGLVCKNYNIAYSRKQADESIQDYFQEQNLVSISDIDTRELVRHIRDKGAMNAIISSEILDIDQLKEKLAAVPSMDGLELSSQVSTTETYTIGNPESPYRVAVLDLGVKKNILRNFSERNVFAKVYPAKTSFKDIEADIAPDGYFISNGPGDPAAMDYAIDTVKDILKSEKPMFGICLGHQLLALANGIPTKKMFNGHRGLNHPVKNIIKDHCEVTSQNHGFGVVQEAVRASDKVEITHVNLNDQSIEGIRVKGKKAFSVQYHPESSPGPHDSRYLFDDFVDMMK; encoded by the coding sequence ATGACCAACTACACCAAGTTACCGGCCGTTTTGTTACTTGCCGATGGTACCGTTTACCATGGTAAAGCCGCGGGGAAGATAGGCACCACTACCGGCGAAATTTGCTTCAATACCGGCATGACGGGTTACCAGGAAATTTTTACCGATCCATCTTATTTCGGGCAGATCATGGTAACGACCAATGCGCACATCGGCAATTATGGCATCGCGCATGAGGAGGTTGAGTCTGAAAAAATACAGATAGCAGGTTTGGTTTGTAAGAACTATAACATTGCGTACAGCCGCAAACAAGCCGATGAATCTATCCAGGATTACTTTCAGGAGCAAAACCTGGTGAGTATATCAGATATAGATACCCGCGAGCTGGTGCGCCACATCCGGGATAAGGGTGCCATGAACGCCATTATTTCTTCTGAAATACTGGACATCGATCAGCTTAAAGAAAAGCTGGCCGCCGTGCCATCGATGGATGGTTTAGAATTATCATCACAGGTATCTACCACAGAAACTTATACGATAGGCAACCCCGAGTCGCCTTACCGTGTGGCGGTGCTCGATCTGGGTGTGAAGAAGAACATTTTGCGTAACTTTTCTGAGCGTAACGTTTTTGCCAAAGTATATCCCGCAAAAACATCATTTAAAGACATCGAGGCAGACATCGCGCCCGATGGCTACTTTATATCTAACGGCCCCGGCGACCCTGCGGCAATGGACTATGCCATTGACACAGTAAAAGATATCCTGAAATCGGAAAAACCGATGTTTGGTATTTGCCTTGGGCACCAGTTATTGGCTTTGGCCAACGGAATCCCAACTAAAAAAATGTTCAACGGCCACCGTGGTCTAAACCACCCGGTGAAAAATATCATAAAAGACCATTGCGAGGTTACTTCGCAAAACCATGGCTTTGGTGTGGTGCAGGAAGCTGTGCGCGCGAGCGATAAGGTGGAGATCACCCACGTTAACTTAAATGACCAGTCTATAGAAGGTATACGTGTTAAAGGCAAAAAGGCGTTTTCTGTGCAGTACCACCCCGAGTCGTCGCCCGGCCCGCATGACAGCCGCTATTTGTTTGACGATTTTGTCGACATGATGAAGTAA